Proteins encoded together in one Pseudomonas sp. Seg1 window:
- a CDS encoding DJ-1 family glyoxalase III: MTFRALITLAEGIDDLQSVTLIDVLRRAGIEVVAASIEGRRMLTCARGTRLTADGMLVDVLAQTFDLIVLPGGAVGSQHLAAHQPLQQLLKDQASAGRLFAAIAEAPALALQTFGVLRQRRMTCLPSASHQLSGCTFVDQPVVVDGNCITAQGSGAALAFALALVEQLGGKALRAKVAGELLV, encoded by the coding sequence ATGACCTTTAGAGCCCTGATTACCCTCGCCGAGGGCATCGATGATCTGCAAAGCGTGACCCTGATCGATGTGTTGCGCCGCGCCGGCATCGAAGTGGTGGCGGCGAGTATTGAAGGACGCCGCATGCTGACCTGCGCACGCGGTACTCGCTTGACCGCCGACGGCATGCTGGTCGATGTGCTGGCGCAAACCTTCGACCTGATCGTCCTGCCCGGCGGGGCTGTCGGTTCACAACACCTGGCGGCGCATCAACCTCTGCAGCAACTGCTCAAGGACCAGGCCAGCGCCGGACGCCTGTTCGCCGCCATCGCCGAAGCCCCCGCGCTCGCCCTGCAAACCTTCGGCGTATTGCGCCAGCGGCGCATGACCTGCCTGCCGAGTGCCAGCCATCAACTCTCCGGTTGTACGTTTGTTGATCAACCGGTGGTGGTCGACGGCAACTGCATCACCGCCCAAGGCTCAGGCGCCGCACTGGCGTTTGCGCTGGCGCTGGTGGAGCAACTTGGCGGCAAGGCCTTGCGGGCGAAAGTGGCGGGGGAGTTGCTGGTTTGA
- a CDS encoding class I SAM-dependent methyltransferase — MPLLDTPFAQLDLIRQPEQQNEPLQAFDAADEYLLNHLAAQQPTTDTRVLVLNDSFGALAASLLGKVDVTSSGDSFLGFQGLEKNLLRNGQAFDAIRGIPASEPLLGPFDRVLIRVPKTLALLEEQLIRLQGQLAPGAEVIAAAMIKHLPRAAGDLLERYIGPVQASLAVKKARLLIATPEAKAAAVSPYPTRYRLDTPAIELLNHANVFCREGLDIGTRAFLPHLPKNLGGARVADLGCGNGVLAIASALQNPDAQYTLVDESFMAVQSAAENWRAALGDREVIVRAGDGLAGQEPQSLDVVLCNPPFHQQQVVGDFLAWRMFQQAREALVVGGALYIVGNRHLGYHSKLARLFRGVEQVAATPKFVVLKARK, encoded by the coding sequence ATGCCTTTGCTCGATACGCCCTTTGCCCAACTCGACCTGATCCGCCAGCCCGAACAGCAGAACGAACCGCTGCAAGCTTTCGATGCCGCCGACGAATACCTGCTCAATCATCTGGCTGCGCAGCAACCGACGACCGACACGCGGGTATTGGTGCTCAACGACAGCTTCGGTGCGCTGGCCGCCAGTTTGCTGGGCAAGGTTGACGTCACCAGCAGCGGCGATTCGTTTCTGGGCTTTCAGGGGCTGGAAAAAAACCTGCTGCGCAATGGCCAGGCATTCGACGCCATTCGCGGGATCCCGGCCAGCGAGCCGTTGCTCGGGCCGTTCGACCGCGTACTGATCCGCGTTCCGAAAACCCTCGCTTTGCTGGAAGAACAACTGATTCGGCTGCAAGGGCAGTTGGCGCCCGGCGCTGAAGTGATTGCGGCGGCGATGATCAAGCATTTACCGCGCGCCGCTGGCGATCTGCTGGAGCGCTATATCGGTCCGGTTCAGGCCTCACTGGCGGTGAAAAAAGCCCGCTTGCTGATTGCCACCCCAGAGGCGAAAGCCGCGGCGGTGTCGCCCTACCCGACCCGCTATCGCCTCGACACGCCAGCCATCGAACTGCTCAACCACGCCAATGTGTTCTGCCGCGAGGGACTGGACATCGGCACCCGCGCCTTTCTCCCGCATTTACCGAAGAATCTTGGCGGCGCACGAGTCGCCGACCTGGGCTGCGGCAATGGTGTACTGGCGATTGCCAGCGCCCTGCAAAATCCGGATGCGCAGTACACGCTGGTCGACGAATCATTCATGGCCGTGCAATCGGCTGCTGAAAACTGGCGTGCCGCGCTCGGTGATCGCGAAGTGATTGTGCGTGCCGGGGATGGTCTGGCCGGTCAGGAACCGCAATCGCTGGACGTGGTGCTGTGCAATCCGCCGTTCCATCAACAGCAAGTGGTCGGCGATTTCCTGGCCTGGCGCATGTTCCAGCAGGCACGCGAAGCGCTGGTGGTAGGCGGTGCGTTGTATATCGTCGGCAACCGTCATCTGGGTTATCACAGCAAACTGGCTCGGCTGTTCCGGGGCGTCGAGCAAGTGGCGGCCACCCCGAAATTCGTGGTGCTCAAAGCGCGCAAGTAA
- a CDS encoding NCS2 family permease, with translation MLERLFQLKAHNTNVRTEILAGITTFLAMAYILFVNPSILGETGMDKGAVFVATCLAAAIGSTVMGLIANYPIALAPGMGLNAFFTYTVVLHMGHTWQVALGAVFISAVCFFLLSIFRIREWIINSIPLPLRSAIAAGIGLFLALIALHNADIVVSNPATMVGLGDLKAPAPILATLGFALIVALEALKVRGAVLIGILAVTITSIAFGFTPFNGVTSMPPSLAPTFLQLDIKGALDIGLVSVIFAFLFVDLFDNSGTLIGVAKRAGLMGKDGHMPKMGRALIADSTAAMAGSLLGTSTTTSYIESAAGVSAGGRTGLTAVVVAILFLLALFFSPLAASVPAFATAPALLFVAVLMMSGLAEIEWDDITVAAPVVVTALAMPFTYSIANGIAFGFISWTVIKLLSGRARELNPALVILSILFVIKLGWFNA, from the coding sequence ATGCTGGAAAGGCTGTTTCAACTCAAGGCACATAACACCAACGTGCGCACCGAGATTCTCGCGGGCATCACGACTTTCCTGGCCATGGCCTACATTCTGTTCGTCAACCCGAGCATTCTCGGCGAGACCGGCATGGACAAGGGCGCGGTGTTCGTCGCCACCTGTCTGGCAGCCGCCATCGGCTCCACGGTCATGGGCCTGATCGCCAACTACCCGATCGCCCTCGCTCCGGGCATGGGCCTGAACGCCTTCTTCACTTATACCGTCGTGCTGCACATGGGCCACACCTGGCAAGTGGCGCTGGGCGCGGTGTTCATCTCGGCCGTATGCTTCTTCCTGCTGTCGATCTTCCGCATCCGTGAATGGATCATCAACAGCATCCCGTTGCCGCTGCGCTCGGCGATTGCCGCCGGTATCGGCCTGTTCCTGGCGCTGATCGCCCTGCACAACGCCGACATCGTGGTGAGCAACCCGGCGACCATGGTCGGCCTCGGTGACCTGAAAGCGCCGGCACCGATCCTCGCCACCCTCGGTTTCGCCCTGATCGTCGCCCTCGAAGCGCTGAAAGTGCGCGGTGCAGTGCTGATCGGCATTCTGGCGGTGACGATCACGTCCATCGCCTTCGGCTTTACGCCGTTCAATGGCGTGACCTCGATGCCACCTTCGCTGGCCCCGACATTCCTGCAACTGGACATCAAAGGCGCGCTGGACATCGGTCTGGTCAGCGTGATCTTCGCTTTCCTGTTCGTCGACCTGTTCGACAACTCCGGCACCCTGATCGGCGTTGCCAAGCGCGCCGGCCTGATGGGCAAAGATGGCCACATGCCGAAAATGGGGCGCGCCCTGATCGCCGACAGCACGGCCGCCATGGCCGGTTCGCTGCTGGGCACCTCGACCACCACCAGCTACATCGAATCCGCTGCCGGCGTGAGTGCTGGCGGCCGTACCGGGCTGACCGCTGTTGTCGTGGCGATTCTGTTCCTGCTGGCGTTGTTCTTCTCGCCACTGGCGGCCAGCGTTCCGGCTTTCGCCACCGCACCGGCGTTGCTGTTCGTCGCTGTATTGATGATGTCGGGCCTGGCAGAAATAGAATGGGACGACATCACCGTCGCCGCACCGGTCGTGGTCACCGCGCTGGCCATGCCGTTCACGTATTCGATCGCCAACGGCATCGCGTTCGGTTTCATCTCCTGGACCGTGATCAAGTTGCTGTCGGGCCGCGCCCGTGAGCTGAACCCGGCGCTGGTGATCCTGTCGATTCTGTTTGTGATCAAGTTGGGTTGGTTCAACGCATGA
- the aroQ gene encoding type II 3-dehydroquinate dehydratase: MPPIVLVLNGPNLNLLGTREPATYGHETLADISALCGRAAEEFGLAVEFRQTNHEGELLDWIHAARGRCAGIVINPAAWTHTSVAIRDALVASELPVIEVHLSNVHAREPFRHHSFVSAIAIAVMCGFGSHGYRLALEHFSQRLKGRAA; encoded by the coding sequence ATGCCCCCTATCGTTCTGGTGCTCAACGGCCCGAACCTGAATTTGCTCGGCACCCGTGAACCGGCGACTTACGGTCACGAAACCCTGGCTGACATCTCGGCTTTGTGCGGCCGCGCTGCCGAAGAATTCGGTCTGGCCGTGGAGTTTCGCCAAACCAATCACGAAGGCGAGCTGCTCGACTGGATTCACGCCGCACGCGGGCGTTGTGCCGGGATCGTGATCAATCCGGCGGCGTGGACACACACCTCGGTGGCGATCCGCGACGCGTTGGTTGCCAGTGAGTTGCCGGTGATCGAAGTACATCTGTCCAACGTCCATGCGCGTGAGCCGTTCCGGCATCATTCGTTCGTCTCGGCCATCGCCATTGCAGTGATGTGCGGCTTCGGCAGTCATGGCTATCGCCTGGCCCTGGAACATTTCAGCCAACGGCTGAAGGGGCGCGCAGCATGA
- a CDS encoding DUF4879 domain-containing protein has translation MSKRWMTAFGLIAGLMTGASAAFAASAPPLTEVKVIKVQSSACGLEDIADNQAQTQCNHSGPSIKVYVLEVGYGQSQPHATLDGFEVNGTRSPVCAFDNGNLTECTPGSKTVGSLYTFDMAGKQEGTFSFSNTSINAPRNTLSTQLYIK, from the coding sequence ATGAGCAAGCGCTGGATGACGGCTTTCGGATTGATCGCAGGGCTGATGACGGGAGCCTCTGCTGCGTTCGCGGCATCGGCGCCACCATTGACCGAGGTGAAGGTGATCAAGGTGCAATCGTCGGCCTGTGGCCTGGAAGACATTGCTGATAACCAGGCGCAAACCCAGTGCAATCACAGCGGACCGAGCATCAAGGTCTACGTGCTGGAAGTCGGCTATGGCCAGAGCCAGCCGCACGCCACGCTGGACGGCTTCGAAGTGAATGGCACGCGCTCCCCGGTGTGCGCCTTCGATAACGGCAACCTGACCGAATGCACACCCGGCAGCAAAACCGTTGGCTCCCTCTATACCTTCGATATGGCAGGCAAGCAGGAAGGGACTTTCAGCTTCAGCAACACCTCGATCAACGCCCCGCGCAACACCCTGTCGACGCAGCTTTACATCAAGTAA
- the trmA gene encoding tRNA (uridine(54)-C5)-methyltransferase TrmA: MTFDSQAYAAQLEDKVTRLRDLLAPFDAPEPTVFDSPLQNFRLRAEFRLWREAGERHYAMFSQDDKRTPILIEEFPIASLRINQLMPQLKAAWQASSALSHKLFQVEFLTTLAGDAMITLCYHRPLDEHWHAAATKLAADLGVSIIGRSKGKREVLGLDYVVEKLEVGGRTFSYRQPEGAFTQPNGTVNQKMLNWAYEALGDRPDDLLELYCGNGNFTLPLATRVRKVLATEISKTSVNAALSNLSENAVDNVTLVRLSAEELTEALNEVRPFRRLHGIDLKSYEFGSVFVDPPRAGMDPDTCELTRRFDNILYISCNPETLAANIAQLHDTHRITRCALFDQFPWTHHMESGVLLTRR, from the coding sequence ATGACTTTCGATTCCCAGGCCTACGCCGCACAGCTAGAAGACAAGGTCACGCGTTTGCGTGACCTGCTGGCCCCGTTCGATGCGCCAGAGCCGACCGTGTTCGACTCGCCGCTGCAGAACTTCCGTCTGCGTGCCGAATTCCGCCTGTGGCGCGAGGCCGGCGAGCGGCATTACGCGATGTTCTCGCAGGACGACAAACGCACGCCGATCCTCATCGAAGAATTTCCGATTGCCAGCCTGCGCATCAATCAACTGATGCCGCAGCTCAAGGCAGCGTGGCAAGCCAGTTCGGCGCTTAGCCACAAGCTGTTTCAGGTCGAGTTTCTGACCACGCTGGCCGGCGATGCGATGATCACCCTGTGCTATCACCGCCCGCTGGACGAGCACTGGCATGCAGCGGCGACGAAGCTTGCGGCGGATCTCGGCGTCAGCATCATCGGGCGCTCGAAGGGCAAACGCGAAGTGCTCGGCCTTGATTACGTGGTCGAGAAGCTCGAAGTCGGCGGTCGCACCTTCAGCTACCGCCAGCCGGAAGGCGCGTTCACCCAGCCCAACGGCACCGTGAACCAGAAGATGTTGAACTGGGCTTACGAAGCACTGGGCGATCGCCCTGACGATCTGCTGGAGCTGTACTGCGGCAACGGCAACTTCACCCTGCCGCTCGCCACCCGCGTGCGCAAAGTGCTGGCCACCGAGATCAGCAAGACCTCGGTTAATGCCGCATTGAGCAACCTCAGCGAAAACGCTGTGGATAACGTCACGCTGGTGCGTTTGTCCGCCGAAGAGCTGACCGAAGCGCTCAACGAAGTGCGTCCGTTCCGTCGCCTGCACGGCATCGACCTGAAGAGCTACGAGTTCGGCAGCGTGTTCGTCGACCCGCCGCGCGCCGGCATGGACCCGGACACCTGCGAGCTGACCCGGCGCTTCGACAACATCCTGTACATCTCCTGCAACCCGGAAACCCTGGCGGCCAACATCGCCCAATTGCACGATACGCACCGCATCACCCGTTGCGCATTGTTCGATCAGTTCCCGTGGACGCATCACATGGAATCGGGTGTGTTGCTGACCCGACGCTGA
- a CDS encoding cytochrome ubiquinol oxidase subunit I, with product MFGLEALDLARIQFAFTISFHILFPAITIGLASYLAVLEGLWLKTLNDTYRDLYHFWSKIFAVNFGMGVVSGLVMAYQFGTNWSRFSDFAGSVTGPLLTYEVLTAFFLEAGFLGVMLFGWNKVGRGLHFFSTVMVAIGTLISTFWILASNSWMQTPQGFEIINGQVIPTDWLAIIFNPSFPYRLMHMATAAFVATAFFVGSSAAWHLLRGKDNPAIRTMLSMAMWMALIVAPIQAVIGDFHGLNTLEHQPAKIAAIEGHWENKGDEATPLILFGWPDMKEERTKFAVEIPYLGSLILTHSLDKQVPALKEFPPEDRPNSTIVFWSFRIMVGLGFLMIFTGLWSLWLRKRDTLYTSRPFLYLALWMGPSGLIAILAGWFTTEIGRQPWVVYGLMRTADASSNHSFMQMSITLIMFVVVYFALFGAGLGYMMRLVRKGPKISEGAETPEGGPGKKRTPARPLSAADDSADADHGDDVTLTKEI from the coding sequence ATGTTCGGTTTAGAGGCACTCGATCTCGCCCGAATTCAGTTCGCGTTCACCATCTCGTTCCACATCCTGTTCCCGGCCATCACCATCGGTCTGGCGAGTTACCTTGCGGTACTCGAAGGCCTGTGGCTGAAAACCCTTAATGACACCTACCGTGACCTCTACCACTTCTGGTCGAAGATCTTCGCCGTCAACTTCGGCATGGGCGTGGTGTCCGGGTTGGTCATGGCCTATCAGTTCGGCACCAACTGGAGCCGATTCTCGGACTTCGCCGGTTCTGTCACCGGGCCTTTGCTGACCTATGAAGTGCTCACGGCGTTCTTCCTCGAGGCCGGTTTCCTTGGGGTCATGCTGTTTGGCTGGAACAAGGTCGGGCGCGGCCTGCACTTTTTCTCCACGGTGATGGTGGCCATCGGCACGCTGATTTCGACCTTCTGGATTCTCGCCTCCAACAGCTGGATGCAAACCCCGCAGGGCTTCGAGATCATCAACGGCCAAGTGATTCCGACCGACTGGCTGGCGATCATCTTCAACCCGTCGTTCCCCTATCGTCTGATGCACATGGCGACTGCAGCGTTTGTCGCCACGGCGTTCTTCGTCGGCTCGTCAGCGGCCTGGCACCTGCTGCGCGGCAAGGACAACCCGGCGATCCGCACCATGCTGTCGATGGCGATGTGGATGGCGTTGATTGTCGCGCCGATTCAAGCCGTCATCGGTGACTTCCACGGCCTCAATACCCTCGAGCATCAACCGGCGAAAATCGCCGCGATCGAAGGCCACTGGGAAAACAAGGGCGACGAGGCGACGCCGCTGATCCTGTTCGGCTGGCCGGACATGAAAGAGGAAAGAACCAAATTCGCCGTGGAAATTCCGTATCTCGGCAGCCTGATCCTGACCCACTCACTGGACAAGCAGGTACCGGCGCTCAAGGAGTTTCCGCCAGAAGACAGGCCGAATTCGACCATCGTGTTCTGGTCGTTCCGGATCATGGTCGGCCTCGGTTTCCTGATGATCTTCACCGGTCTGTGGAGTTTGTGGCTGCGTAAACGCGACACCCTCTACACCTCGCGTCCGTTCCTGTACCTGGCGCTGTGGATGGGGCCGTCCGGCCTGATCGCGATTCTTGCCGGCTGGTTCACCACGGAAATCGGTCGTCAGCCGTGGGTGGTCTACGGGTTGATGCGTACAGCGGATGCTTCCTCCAACCACAGTTTCATGCAGATGAGCATCACCCTGATCATGTTTGTAGTGGTGTATTTCGCCCTGTTCGGTGCGGGCCTCGGTTACATGATGCGTCTGGTGCGCAAAGGGCCGAAGATCAGCGAAGGCGCAGAAACGCCGGAAGGTGGCCCGGGCAAAAAACGCACGCCGGCCCGTCCGTTGTCCGCTGCCGACGATTCGGCCGATGCCGACCACGGCGACGACGTCACCCTGACCAAGGAGATTTGA
- a CDS encoding DUF2442 domain-containing protein, giving the protein MTIIKAKPSARLPLTEEMIDTAIQRGEARRANSLQVVSVTFENPSLVIRFEDGSGVLLPVDRYAEFDGFDAQDYENLRVDFAGTALCHEGKDLDVSIAGMISANPSLMLMAASVVASRNGRQSSAAKSAAARANGKKGGRPRKADPVL; this is encoded by the coding sequence ATGACAATCATCAAGGCAAAGCCGTCCGCACGTCTGCCGCTGACGGAGGAAATGATCGATACCGCCATCCAGCGCGGGGAAGCACGACGAGCGAACAGTTTGCAGGTTGTCTCTGTAACCTTTGAAAATCCGTCCCTGGTCATCCGTTTTGAAGACGGTAGCGGCGTATTGCTACCGGTGGATCGCTATGCGGAGTTCGACGGATTCGATGCACAGGATTATGAGAACCTGAGAGTTGATTTCGCCGGTACTGCGCTATGCCACGAAGGCAAGGATCTCGACGTTTCCATTGCCGGAATGATTTCGGCGAATCCATCATTGATGTTGATGGCCGCCTCGGTAGTGGCTTCGCGCAATGGTCGTCAGAGCAGTGCTGCAAAGTCTGCCGCCGCACGGGCGAATGGCAAAAAGGGTGGGCGCCCACGCAAAGCCGATCCCGTGTTGTAA
- a CDS encoding type II toxin-antitoxin system RelE/ParE family toxin, which translates to MIKSFQHKGLRGFYETGSTRGIRADHAKRLARMLQFMDRAALPADLDLPGWRLHPLKGELSTYWSLSVSGNWRVIFRFVGSDIELVDYLDYH; encoded by the coding sequence ATGATCAAATCCTTTCAGCACAAAGGCCTTCGTGGCTTCTATGAAACAGGTTCGACTCGCGGAATTCGCGCCGATCACGCAAAACGGTTAGCGCGCATGCTGCAATTCATGGATCGCGCAGCGCTCCCCGCAGATCTTGATCTTCCAGGCTGGCGTTTGCATCCACTGAAGGGGGAGCTGTCGACATACTGGTCGCTCAGTGTTTCAGGCAACTGGCGGGTTATCTTTCGTTTTGTCGGTTCGGACATCGAACTGGTCGATTATCTGGACTACCACTGA
- a CDS encoding DUF2474 domain-containing protein: protein MTGKHSLHDIEEAEKKPLWQRLGWLALIWAGSVGVLFIAASLMRMFMNAAGLTTH, encoded by the coding sequence ATGACCGGCAAACATTCCCTGCACGACATTGAAGAAGCCGAAAAAAAACCGCTGTGGCAGCGGCTCGGCTGGTTGGCGTTGATCTGGGCAGGCAGTGTCGGCGTGCTGTTTATCGCCGCCAGCCTGATGCGCATGTTCATGAATGCGGCAGGCTTGACCACTCATTGA
- a CDS encoding HigA family addiction module antitoxin, whose translation MPMHNPPHPGETLLLDVLPELGISVTELARHLGFARPHLSRVLHGHAPISPDLAVRLERAGIGKARVWLGVQTDYDLWQAEHREQPAIEPIAAHA comes from the coding sequence ATGCCCATGCACAACCCGCCACACCCCGGTGAAACACTGCTGCTGGATGTCTTGCCCGAGCTTGGCATCAGCGTGACCGAACTGGCACGGCACCTCGGCTTCGCTCGCCCGCATCTTTCCCGTGTATTGCATGGGCATGCGCCGATCAGCCCGGATCTGGCCGTGCGGCTGGAGCGAGCAGGCATAGGCAAGGCACGCGTTTGGTTAGGTGTTCAAACCGACTACGATCTGTGGCAAGCGGAACATCGGGAGCAACCGGCGATTGAACCTATCGCCGCGCACGCCTGA
- a CDS encoding DUF4160 domain-containing protein, whose product MKVCSYKGLSIVIMLRDEHCPPHVHVNAGSWSARLQFSFWHNDIELWDVVPLSRRPPLAVLEGLCRSLEQPAHLRRARGIWWSRLQTVCLDNQLWDSQSNEVLTMRLVTDTTYRVGSARYEPEEDKTLLTLIGALEGVEIEL is encoded by the coding sequence ATGAAGGTGTGCAGCTACAAAGGATTGTCGATTGTCATCATGCTGCGAGATGAGCATTGCCCGCCGCACGTTCATGTGAACGCGGGTAGTTGGAGTGCCCGGTTACAGTTCAGTTTCTGGCACAACGATATTGAGCTTTGGGATGTCGTTCCGCTCTCTCGTCGGCCACCGTTGGCCGTGCTGGAAGGCTTGTGTCGATCCCTTGAACAGCCCGCTCATCTACGACGGGCACGGGGGATCTGGTGGTCAAGATTGCAAACAGTCTGTCTCGACAATCAGTTGTGGGATAGCCAATCAAACGAAGTGTTGACGATGCGACTTGTCACCGACACGACGTACAGAGTGGGTTCAGCGCGTTATGAGCCAGAAGAGGACAAGACCCTTCTGACGTTGATAGGCGCATTGGAGGGAGTCGAAATCGAATTATGA
- a CDS encoding MFS transporter, translated as MPSQEPLLLRHHRPFLAFWFARIFTASGFQMLTVAIGWNLYQLTGNVLDLGLVGLVEFAPRVLFMLHTGHVADRYDRRKVAAICQSLQALIALALAIGSATDHVTREMIFILAFLLGAARSFEMPTTQALLPSIVPTALFPRAVAAAQSAQQSATIVAPAIGGLLYAFGSVWVYGPTVLLYVIACSLMLNLPARQTPLNKGKATLNSLLAGIRFIRSRPDILGAISLDLFAVLLGGATALLPVFAKDILLTGPWGLGLLRSAPAVGALGMSLFLARFAVERNVGRVMFTAVGIFGVATIAFGLSTSFWFSLAVLVVLGAADMISMVIRASFVQLETPDEMRGRVSAVNGLFIGASNQLGEFESGLTAHWFGTVPAVVMGGIGTLVVTGTWIKLFPTLARRDRMTELVEEAKA; from the coding sequence ATGCCCAGCCAAGAGCCTTTGCTGTTACGTCACCATCGCCCCTTCCTTGCGTTCTGGTTCGCCCGGATCTTCACCGCCAGCGGATTTCAGATGCTCACCGTGGCGATTGGCTGGAACCTCTACCAACTGACCGGCAACGTGCTCGACCTGGGTCTGGTCGGCTTGGTGGAATTCGCCCCGCGTGTGCTGTTCATGCTGCACACCGGGCATGTCGCCGACCGCTACGACCGACGCAAAGTCGCAGCAATCTGTCAGTCATTGCAGGCATTGATCGCCCTGGCCCTGGCCATTGGCAGCGCCACCGATCACGTCACCCGGGAAATGATCTTCATCCTCGCCTTCCTGCTCGGCGCGGCGCGTTCGTTTGAAATGCCCACCACTCAAGCGCTGCTGCCAAGCATTGTGCCCACTGCGCTGTTCCCGCGAGCTGTCGCGGCAGCGCAATCGGCACAACAATCGGCGACCATCGTGGCGCCAGCCATCGGCGGGTTGCTTTACGCATTCGGCAGCGTCTGGGTCTATGGCCCGACGGTGCTTCTCTATGTGATTGCCTGCTCGCTGATGCTCAACCTGCCGGCGCGTCAGACACCTTTGAACAAAGGCAAAGCCACGCTAAATTCGTTACTGGCGGGCATCCGCTTCATTCGCAGCCGTCCAGACATCCTCGGCGCGATTTCGCTGGACCTGTTCGCGGTGCTGCTCGGTGGCGCCACCGCGCTGCTGCCGGTATTCGCCAAAGACATTCTGCTGACGGGCCCGTGGGGCCTGGGCCTGCTGCGTTCGGCACCGGCAGTGGGTGCATTGGGAATGTCACTGTTTCTGGCGCGGTTTGCCGTGGAGCGCAACGTCGGCCGGGTGATGTTCACCGCAGTCGGCATCTTTGGCGTCGCAACGATTGCCTTCGGCCTGTCGACCTCGTTCTGGTTCTCGCTGGCGGTGCTGGTGGTGCTCGGCGCGGCGGACATGATCAGCATGGTGATCCGCGCCTCCTTCGTACAACTGGAAACCCCTGACGAAATGCGCGGCCGGGTCAGCGCGGTCAACGGCTTGTTCATCGGCGCCTCGAACCAGTTGGGCGAATTCGAATCCGGCCTCACCGCTCACTGGTTCGGCACCGTACCGGCGGTGGTCATGGGCGGCATCGGTACGCTGGTGGTGACGGGAACGTGGATCAAGTTGTTCCCGACGCTGGCCAGACGAGACCGAATGACAGAGTTGGTCGAAGAGGCGAAGGCTTAG
- the cydB gene encoding cytochrome d ubiquinol oxidase subunit II produces the protein MGIDLPLIWAVIIIFGIMMYVVMDGFDLGIGILFPFIPGKVDRDVMMNTVAPVWDGNETWLVLGGAALFGAFPLAYSVVLSALYLPLIFMLIGLIFRGVAFEFRFKAKDDKRHLWDKAFIGGSVAATFFQGVALGAFIDGLPVVNRQYAGGSLDWLTPFTLFCGAALVVAYALLGCTWLIMKTEGKLQEQMHNLARPLAFVLLAVIGVVSLWTPLAHPEIATRWFSMPNLFWFMPVPILVLVTMYGLIRAVARNANYMPFLLTLVLIFLGYSGLGISLWPNIVPPSISIWDAAAPPQSQGFMLVGTLFIIPFILGYTFWSYYVFRGKVTHEDGYH, from the coding sequence ATGGGTATTGATCTTCCGCTGATCTGGGCCGTGATCATCATCTTCGGCATCATGATGTACGTGGTCATGGACGGCTTCGACCTGGGAATCGGGATTCTCTTCCCGTTCATCCCGGGCAAGGTTGACCGTGACGTAATGATGAACACCGTCGCCCCGGTCTGGGACGGCAATGAAACGTGGCTGGTACTCGGCGGCGCGGCCTTGTTCGGTGCGTTCCCACTGGCGTATTCGGTGGTGCTGTCGGCGTTGTACCTGCCGCTGATCTTCATGCTGATCGGTTTGATTTTCCGTGGCGTGGCATTCGAGTTCCGCTTCAAGGCCAAGGACGACAAGCGTCACCTGTGGGACAAGGCGTTTATCGGCGGTTCGGTGGCCGCAACGTTCTTCCAGGGCGTGGCCCTAGGTGCGTTCATCGACGGTTTGCCGGTGGTCAATCGGCAGTACGCCGGTGGCTCGCTGGACTGGCTGACTCCGTTCACCCTGTTCTGCGGCGCTGCGCTAGTGGTGGCGTATGCCTTGCTCGGCTGTACCTGGCTGATCATGAAGACCGAAGGCAAGTTGCAAGAGCAGATGCACAATCTGGCGCGGCCCTTGGCCTTTGTGCTGCTGGCGGTGATCGGTGTGGTCAGCCTGTGGACCCCGCTGGCGCACCCGGAAATCGCCACACGCTGGTTCAGCATGCCGAATCTGTTCTGGTTCATGCCGGTGCCGATTCTGGTATTGGTGACGATGTATGGCCTGATTCGCGCCGTCGCGCGCAATGCCAACTACATGCCGTTCCTGTTGACCCTGGTGCTGATTTTCCTCGGCTACAGCGGTCTGGGCATCAGTCTGTGGCCGAACATCGTGCCGCCGTCGATCTCGATCTGGGACGCTGCCGCGCCGCCGCAAAGCCAGGGCTTCATGCTGGTGGGCACGTTATTCATCATTCCGTTCATCCTGGGTTACACCTTCTGGAGCTACTACGTGTTCCGCGGCAAGGTCACCCATGAAGACGGTTATCACTGA